In the genome of Grus americana isolate bGruAme1 chromosome 16, bGruAme1.mat, whole genome shotgun sequence, one region contains:
- the POLE gene encoding DNA polymerase epsilon catalytic subunit A gives MHRGEGGSHSPQPGQGPRGLGLQRPGRGIPAGGAEAATPDDGPALSALKRLERSQRTDRLDALFGFERPAEPGERTGWLINMHPTEVLDEDRRSVSAVDYYFIQEDGSRFKVALPYKPYFYIATQKGCEREVSSFLSKKFQGKIAKLETVPKEDLDLPNHLVGLKRNYIKLSFNTVDDLVKVRKEISPVVRKNRERDQASDVYTAMLSSALSGGSLSTDEEGASRKVANQMDNIVDMREYDVPYHIRLSIDLKIHVAHWYNVRYRGSTYPPEITRRDDLVERPDPVVLAFDIETTKLPLKFPDAETDQIMMISYMIDGQGYLITNREIVSEDIEDFEFTPKPEYEGPFCVFNEPDEAHLIQRWFEHVQEIKPTIVVTYNGDFFDWPFVEARAAAHGINMYQEIGFQKDSQGEYKASQCIHMDCLRWVKRDSYLPVGSHNLKAAAKAKLGYDPVELDPEEMCRMATEEPQTLATYSVSDAVATYYMYMKYVHPFIFALCTIIPMEPDEVLRKGSGTLCEALLMVQAHHANIIFPNKQEQEFNKLTEDGHVLDSETYVGGHVEALESGVFRSDIPCRFRMNPAAFDYLVQHVEKTLRHAIEEEEGLPLDQVTNFQEVCDEIKVKLNSLKDVPNRIECPLIYHLDVGAMYPNIILTNRLQPSAMVDEATCAACDFNKPGANCQRRMTWQWRGEFMPASRSEYHRIQQQLESEKFPPLSPEGAPRAFHELSREEQAKYEKKRLADYCRKAYKKIHVTKVEERVTTICQRENSFYVDTVRAFRDRRYEFKGLHKVWKKKLSAAVETGDASEVKRCKNMEILYDSLQLAHKCILNSFYGYVMRKGARWYSMEMAGIVCFTGANIITQARELIEQIGRPLELDTDGIWCVLPNSFPENFVIKSTNAKKPKVTISYPGAMLNILVKEGFTNDQYQELQDPASLTYVTRSENSIFFEVDGPYLAMILPASKEEGKKLKKRYAVFNEDGSLAELKGFEVKRRGELQLVKIFQSSVFEAFLKGSTLEEVYASVAKVADYWLDVLYSKAANMPDSELFELISENRSMSRKLEDYGEQKSTSISTAKRLAEFLGDQMVKDAGLSCRFIISKKPEGSPVTERAIPLAIFQAEPSVRKHYLRKWLKSPSLQDFNIRGILDWDYYIERLGSTIQKIITIPAALQQVKNPVPRVRHPDWLHKKLLEKNDVYKQKKINELFTSEGKRQVLANQPPEGMPSSQIGDIEDFGAAKTLQPLLPIANKRKRVPAAEESQQLSQYLELSQSWREILGPPPPLGTTKEEWLVWLRYHQKKWELQARQRRERQKRRRLEDGGVTAGGGVVRDTLSKGLSSYLRRTARSILDLPWQIVQIAETSQPGLFRLWAVIGSDLHCIRLSVPRVFYVNQHVPKPEEGAAYRRVNRILPRSNLVYNLYEYSVPEDMYQEHINEINADLSAPDIEGVYETQVPLLFRALIHLGCVCMVSRQLVRHLAGREAETFDIEHLEMRSLAQFTYLEPGSIRHIYLYHSSQGSKALLGLFIPSQRKAAVFVLDKVRSNQMPNLTTLFSAERSALLEKAGEELLPPDKHTFEVRAETDPKAIYRAIQRLLLGYKDERRGPTLVAVQSNWDLKRLASAISIIEEFPLVPIRLVDDISYSVLDWQRHAARRMIRHYLNLDTCLSQAFEMSRYYHIPIGNLPDDISTFGSDLFFSRHLRRHNHLLWLSPTARPDLGGKEADDNRLVMEFDERASVEINNPGCYSTVCLELDIQSLAVNTVLQSHHINDMEGGSSMSISFDVIQQASLEDMVTGNQAANIPASYDETALCSNTFRILKSMVVSWVKEITQYHNVYADNQVIHFYRWLRSPSSLLYDPALHHTLHNMMKKLFLQLVAEFKRLGSSVVYANFNRIILCTKKRRIEDAISYMEYIINSIHSKEIFHSLTISFSRCWEFLLWMDPANYGGIKGKVDSRIHYEEKDTSKRQVLEEEEDSEEEEEEEAAAGEEEEEEGEPNVEELLENSWNIVQFLPQAASCQSYFLMIVSAYIVAVYHSMKEELRRNAPGSTPVKRRSTSQVSQEALGEMGALPGMITFSQDYVANELTQSFFTITQKIQKKMAGSRNATEPSDMFPVLPGSYLPLNNPALEFIKYVCKVLSLDPNITNQVNKLCRDLLRLIEVGEFSEEAQFRDPCRSYVLPEVICRNCNFCRDLDLCKDPALSQDGSVLPSWVCSNCQARYDSDAIETALVEALQKKLMAFVLQDLACKKCHGVKDTHMPVYCSCAGDFSLTISSQTFMQHINVFQNIARHYGMAYLLETIEWLLRTNPQLRQ, from the exons ATGCACAGAGGGGAAGGCGGCAGCCACAGCCCCCAGCCGGGGCAGGGACCCCGGGGCCTCGGGCTCCAGCGGCCGGGCAGGGGGATCCCGGCGGGGGGTGCGGAGGCGGCCACGCC GGACGATGGCCCCGCTCTGTCCGCTCTCAAGCGGTTGGAGCGATCGCAGCGTACGGACCGGCTGGACGCGCTGTTCGGCTTCGAGCGGCCAGCGGAGCCCGGCGAGCGGACGGGCTGGCTCATCAACATGCACCCG ACGGAGGTGCTGGACGAGGACCGGCGTTCGGTCAGCGCTGTGGACTACTACTTCATCCAGGAGGACGGGAGCCGCTTCAAG GTGGCCCTGCCCTACAAGCCCTACTTCTACATCGCCACCCAGAAG GGCTGCGAGCGAGAAGtgtcctccttcctctccaagAAGTTCCAAGGGAAGATCGCAAAGCTGGAAACTGTCCCCAAAGAAGACTTGGACCTG CCAAACCACTTGGTGGGCCTGAAGAGGAACTACATCAAGCTGTCCTTCAACACGGTGGATGACTTGGTGAAGGTGCGGAAGGAGATCTCTCCTGTCGTGAGGAAAAACAGAGAGCGAGACCAAGCGAGCGATGTCTACACGGCCATGCTGTCAAG CGCTCTGAGCGGGGGCAGCCTGAGCACGGATGAGGAAGGGGCCTCCAGAAAGGTGGCCAACCAAATGGACAACATTGTGGATATGCGGGAGTACGACGTACCCTACCACATTCGCCTCTCCATTGACCTGAAGATCCACGTG gCTCACTGGTACAACGTGCGATACCGGGGCAGCACCTACCCCCCCGAAATCACCCGCCGAGACGACCTCGTGGAGCGACCG GATCCTGTCGTTCTCGCCTTTGATATTGAAACTACCAAACTGCCTTTGAAGTTTCCTGATGCGGAGACAGACCAGATCATGATGATCTCCTACATGATTGACGGGCAG GGCTACCTGATCACAAACAGGGAGATCGTCTCCGAGGATATTGAAGACTTTGAGTTTACTCCCAAGCCGGAGTACGAGGGTCCGTTTTGTGTCTTTAATGAGCCAGATGAA GCTCATTTAATCCAGAGGTGGTTTGAACATGTCCAGGAGATCAAACCCACCATCGTTGTCACGTACAATGGAGACTTCTTTGATTG GCCCTTTGTggaagcaagagcagcagctcaTGGAATTAACATGTATCAGGAAATTGGGTTTCAGAAGGACAGCCAGGGAGAGTACAAAGCATCCCAGTGCATCCACATGGACTGTCTAAG GTGGGTGAAGAGGGACAGTTACCTGCCAGTGGGAAGTCACaacctgaaagcagcagcaaaagcaaagctgggTTACGATCCAGTGGAGCTGGACCCTGAGGAGATGTGCCGGATGGCTACGGAGGAGCCTCAG ACCCTGGCCACCTATTCAGTGTCCGATGCAGTTGCTACCTATTACATGTACATGAAGTACGTGCATCCTTTCATTTTCGCCTTGTGCACCATCATTCCCATGGAGCCTGATGAG GTGTTACGAAAAGGATCTGGGACGCTGTGTGAGGCACTGCTGATGGTTCAGGCCCATCATGCCAACATCATCTTCCCCAACAAGCAGGAGCAGGAATTCAACAAACTTACAGAAGATGGCCACGTGCTGGACTCGGAGACGTATGTGGGCGGCCACGTGGAAGCGCTGGAATCTGGTGTCTTCCGCAGTGACATCCCTTGCCGCTTCAGAATG AATCCTGCTGCCTTCGACTACCTGGTGCAGCACGTGGAGAAGACGCTGCGACACGCCatcgaggaggaggagggtttgCCTTTGGATCAAGTCACCAACTTCCAGGAG GTTTGTGATGAAATCAAGGTCAAACTGAATTCCCTGAAGGACGTTCCGAACAGAATTGAGTGTCCCCTTATCTACCATCTAGATGTGGGGGCCATGTACCCCAACATCATTCTGACCAACAGGTTGCAG CCCTCGGCCATGGTGGATGAGGCCACGTGTGCTGCCTGTGACTTCAACAAGCCGGGTGCCAACTGTCAGCGCCGGATGACCTGGCAGTGGAGAGGAGAGTTCA TGCCTGCCAGCCGCAGTGAGTATCACCgcatccagcagcagctggagtcGGAGAAGTTCCCACCCCTGTCCCCTGAGGGAGCACCCCGTGCCTTCCACGAGCTCTCCCGGGAAGAACAGGCCAAGTACGAGAAAAAGCGGCTggcag ATTACTGCCGCAAGGCGTACAAGAAGATCCACGTCACCAAGGTGGAGGAACGAGTCACCACCATCTGCCAGCGAGAGAACTCTTTCTATGTGGACACGGTGCGAGCTTTCAGGGACCGCCGCTACGAGTTCAAGGGGCTGCACAAG GTGTGGAAGAAGAAACTGTCTGCGGCAGTGGAGACAGGAGATGCCTCTGAAGTGAAGCGCTGCAAGAACATGGAAATCCTGTATGATTCCCTGCAGTTGGCCCACAAGTGCATCCTCAACTCTTTCTACGGCTATGTCATGCGGAAAGG AGCTCGCTGGTACTCCATGGAAATGGCTGGCATTGTCTGCTTCACAGGAGCGAATATCATCACCCAGGCCAGGGAGCTGATCGAACAGATTGG GAGACCTCTGGAACTGGATACCGATGGGATTTGGTGTGTCCTCCCCAACAGCTTCCCGGAGAACTTTGTCATCAAGTCAACCAATGCCAAGAAGCCGAAGGTGACAATCTCCTACCCAGGTGCCATGCTGAACATCCTGGTGAAG GAAGGCTTCACGAATGATCAGTACCAGGAACTGCAGGACCCAGCCTCTCTCACCTACGTCACACGCTCGGAGAACAGCATCTTTTTTGAAGTGGATGGACCATACCTGGCTATGATCCTCCCAGCTTCCAAGGAGGAGGgcaagaagctgaagaaaag GTACGCGGTGTTCAATGAGGACGGGTCCCTGGCCGAGCTGAAGGGATTTGAGGTGAAGCGCCggggagagctgcagctggtgAAGATATTCCAGTCTTCAGTATTTGAAGCCTTTCTGAAAGGCAGCACTCTGGAGGAGGTCTACGCTTCTGTGGCCAAGGTGGCCGATTACTGGCTGGATGTGCTCTATAGCAAG GCTGCCAACATGCCTGATTCAGAGCTGTTTGAGTTGATCTCGGAGAACCGGTCCATGTCGCGCAAGCTGGAGGACTATGGGGAGCAGAAGTCCACTTCCATCAGCACTGCCAAGCGCCTGGCAGAGTTCCTGGGGGACCAGATGGTGAAGGatgcagggctgagctgccggtTTATCATTTCCAAGAAACCAGAAGGGTCTCCGGTCACTGAGAG ggcCATCCCCCTCGCCATCTTCCAAGCCGAGCCCAGTGTGCGCAAACACTACCTCCGAAAATGGCTGAAGAGCCCCTCGCTGCAGGACTTCAACATCCGTGGG ATCCTGGACTGGGACTACTACATCGAGAGGCTGGGCAGCACCATCCAGAAAATCATCACCATTcccgcagccctgcagcag GTAAAGAACCCGGTGCCACGGGTCCGGCACCCAGACTGGCTCCACAAGAAGCTCCTGGAGAAGAACGAtgtttacaaacagaaaaaaatcaatgagcTCTTCACTTCAGAAGGCAAGAGACAG GTCCTCGCCAACCAGCCCCCAGAGGGGATGCCCAGCTCACAGATTGGTGACATAGAGGACTTTGGGGCTGCCAAGACCCTTCAGCCTCTGCTTCCCATCGCAAATAAGCGGAAGCGAGtccctgcagcagaggaaagccAACAGCTGTCCCAGTACCTGGAGCTCTCCCAGTCCTGGCGAGAGATCCTGGGTCCACCTCCACCCCTGGGCACCACCAAG GAAGAGTGGCTGGTCTGGCTGCGCTACCACCAGAAGAagtgggagctgcaggctcGGCAGCGGCGGGAGCGGCAGAAGAGGCGGCGTCTGGAGGACGGCGGGGTGACAGCAGGTGGAGGAGTGGTCCGCGACACCCTCTCCAAAGGGCTGAGCAGCTACCTGCGCAGGACAGCGCGCAGCATCCTGGACTTGCCCTGGCAGATCGTGCAG ATCGCTGAGACCAGCCAGCCCGGGCTGTTCAGGCTGTGGGCAGTGATCGGGAGCGACCTGCACTGCATCAGGCTGAGCGTCCCCAGGGTCTTCTACGTCAACCAGCACGTCCCGAagccagaggagggagcagcctACAGGAGG GTGAACAGGATCCTGCCCCGCTCAAACCTAGTTTACAACCTGTATGAATACTCCGTCCCTGAAGACATGTACCAAGAGCACATCAATGAAATCAATGCGGACCTCTCTGCTCCGGACATCGAGGGAGTGTACGAGACACAG GTGCCGCTGCTCTTCCGTGCCCTGATCCACCTGGGCTGCGTGTGCATGGTCAGCAGGCAGCTCGTCAGGCACCTGGCAGGGCGAGAGGCTGAAACATTCGACATCGAGCACCTGGAGATGCGCTCGCTGGCCCAGTTCACTTACCTGGAGCCAG GAAGTATCCGCCACATCTACCTCTACCACAGCTCCCAGGGCAGCAAGGCACTCTTGGGCCTCTTCATCCCCTCGCAGCGCAAAGCTGCTGTCTTTGTGCTGGACAAG GTACGCAGCAACCAGATGCCGAATCTCACCACCCTCTTCTCAGCGGAGCGCAGTGCGCTGCTGGAAAAGGCGGGCGAAGAGCTGCTGCCCCCTGACAAGCACACCTTCGAAGTGCGCGCCGAGACTGACCCCAAGGCCATCTACAGAGCCATCCagcggctgctgctgggctACAAG GACGAGCGCCGGGGCCCCACACTGGTCGCTGTGCAGTCTAACTGGGACCTGAAACGGCTGGCGAGTGCGATCTCCATCATCGAGGAGTTCCCCTTGGTCCCCATCCGGCtggtagatgacatcagctaCTCGGTCCTGGACTGGCAGCGCCATGCTGCGCGCCGCATGATCCGACACTACCTCAACCTGGACACCTGCCTCTCCCAGGCTTTCGAGATGAGCAG GTACTACCACATCCCCATTGGGAATCTCCCTGATGACATCTCCACCTTCGGCTCTGACCTGTTCTTCTCACGCCACCTTCGTCGCCACAACCACTTGCTGTGGCTCTCGCCCACGGCCCGCCCAGACCTGGGGGGTAAGGAGGCTGATGACAACCGCCTAGTCATGGAGTTTGATGAGAGAGCTTCTGTGGAGATAAACAACCCTGGCTGCTACTCCACAG TGTGCCTGGAGCTGGACATCCAGAGCCTGGCTGTAAACACCGTGTTGCAGTCCCACCATATAAATGACATGGAAGGAGGCTCCAGCATGAGCATCAGCTTTGACGTGATTCAGCAGGCATCCCTAGAAGACATGGTGACAGGGAACCAAGCTGCCAACATCCCGGCCAGCTATGACGAAACTGCCCTCTGCTCCAACACTTTCAG gATCCTGAAGAGCATGGTGGTGAGCTGGGTGAAGGAGATCACGCAGTATCACAATGTCTATGCAGACAACCAGGTCATTCACTTTTACCGCTGGCTCcgctctccttcctccctgctctaTGACCCGGCACTGCACCACACGCTCCACAACATGATGAAGaagctttttctgca GCTGGTGGCTGAGTTCAAGCGTCTGGGCTCCTCGGTGGTTTACGCCAACTTCAACCGGATCATTCTGTGCACCAAGAAGCGGCGCATTGAGGACGCCATCAGCTACATGGAGTACATCATTAACAG catcCACTCCAAGGAGATCTTCCACTCTCTGACCATCTCCTTCTCCCGCTGCTGGGAATTCCTGCTCTGGATGGATCCAGCAAATTATGGAGGTATCAAGGGAAAAGTGGATTCTCGCATCCACTACGAGGAG AAGGACACCAGCAAGAGACAAgtgttggaggaggaggaggacagcgaggaagaggaggaggaggaggcggcagcaggggaagaagaggaggaggaaggggagccGAAcgtggaggagctgctggagaacaGCTGGAACATCGTGCAGTTCCTGCCCCAGGCCGCCTCCTGCCAGAGCTACTTCCTGATGATCGTGTCGG CCTACATTGTGGCCGTGTACCACAGCATGAAGGAGGAGCTGCGGCGCAACGCCCCCGGGAGCACCCCCGTCAAGAGGAGGAGCACCAGCCAGGTGTCCCAGGAGGCgctgggggagatgggggcCCTTCCCG GCATGATCACCTTCTCACAGGATTACGTGGCCAATGAGCTCACCCAGAGCTTCTTCACCATCACCCAAAAGATCCAGAAGAAGATGGCTGGTTCTCGTAATGCCACTGAGCCTTCAGACATGTTCCCGGTGCTGCCTGGCTCCTACTTGCCGCTCAACAACCCAGCTCTGGAGTTCATCAAATACGTTTGCAAG GTCCTCTCCTTAGATCCCAACATAACCAACCAGGTGAACAAACTGTGCCGGGACCTGCTGCGCCTCATTGAGGTGGGCGAGTTCTCAGAAGAAGCCCAGTTTCGGGACCCTTGCCGCTCCTACGTGCTCCCCGAAGTCATCTGCAGGAACTGCAACTTCTGCAGGGACCTGGACCTGTGCAAGGACCCTGCCCTCTCCCAG GACGGGTCGGTGCTGCCCAGTTGGGTCTGCTCCAACTGCCAGGCGCGGTACGACTCCGATGCGATTGAAACAGCACTGGTGGAAGCCCTGCAGAAGAAGCTGATGGCCTTCGTGTTGCAGGACCTG GCGTGCAAGAAGTGTCATGGCGTGAAGGACACGCACATGCCTGTGTactgcagctgtgctggagaCTTCTCCCTCACCATCTCCTCCCAG aCCTTCATGCAGCACATCAACGTCTTCCAGAACATCGCCCGGCACTACGGCATGGCCTACCTGCTGGAAACCATTGAGTGGCTGCTGCGCACCAACCCCCAGCTCCGGCAGTGA